One part of the Paramormyrops kingsleyae isolate MSU_618 chromosome 2, PKINGS_0.4, whole genome shotgun sequence genome encodes these proteins:
- the LOC111838355 gene encoding acyl-coenzyme A thioesterase 1-like — MHLSVLITRICIRSFHLTRSIMSARARVQILPSSKTLFDEPLQMKVEGLIPKQSVELRAKLTDDKGVVFKSSAVYCADTSGTVDLGTSSSLSGSYTGVEPMGLFWSMAPETPHSRLIKRDTSSPFLVNIEVADTTDLGHTLGNATVERRFMVEGARRVPVKFGRVRGTLFFPPGPGPFPGVLDLYTLGGGLTEVRGSLLANKGFVVLCLAFYRYDDLPKTVTHFDLEYFEEALTFLRSLPEVKGPGVGLISISKSGDLALAIASLLPDVSATVWINGCNAATVFPLHCKDRIFPAVAVDISKIRINGFGLIEIKDVVTDPMAEVNKASLIPIEKANGKFLFVASEDDRNWNSYLFAEQATKRLKDHGKDNFEVVKYPKAGHFLEVPYMPFYPSGIHAAVGQVVSFGGNAKVHADAHVDLWRRIQRFFHKHLNSNSHKAKL, encoded by the exons ATGCACCTTAGTGTGCTAATAACGCGGATTTGCATTCGGTCATTTCATTTGACACGATCCATAATGAGCGCTCGGGCTCGCGTACAGATACTTCCCAGCTCGAAGACTCTATTCGATGAGCCGCTGCAAATGAAAGTGGAGGGACTGATTCCAAAGCAAAGTGTGGAGCTGAGGGCCAAACTTACTGACGACAAAGGCGTAGTTTTTAAATCATCTGCGGTATACTGCGCAGACACCAGTGGTACTGTTGATTTAGGAACCTCTAGTTCTCTGAGTGGCAGCTACACTGGTGTTGAGCCTATGGGTCTGTTCTGGTCTATGGCACCAGAAACACCCCACAGCAGACTTATAAAAAGAGATACATCGAGTCCATTTTTGGTTAATATCGAGGTGGCTGATACCACGGATTTGGGACACACGCTTGGAAACGCGACAGTGGAAAGGCGGTTCATGGTAGAAGGAGCTCGCAGGGTACCTGTAAAATTTGGAAGAGTAAGGGGTACCTTGTTTTTCCCACCTG GGCCAGGTCCGTTCCCAGGGGTTCTTGACCTTTACACATTAGGCGGTGGCTTGACAGAGGTGCGCGGAAGTCTGCTGGCAAACAAGGGCTTTGTAGTCCTGTGTTTGGCCTTCTATAGATATGACGATTTGCCCAAGACCGTTACCCACTTTGATCTGGAATACTTTGAAGAGGCCTTGACATTCCTGCGGAGTCTGCCTGAG GTCAAAGGTCCTGGGGTTGGCCTTATTTCGATTTCTAAGAGTGGAGATCTGGCCTTGGCTATAGCATCACTCCTGCCAGACGTTTCTGCCACTGTGTGGATCAATGGCTGTAATGCCGCTACTGTATTCCCCCTGCACTGCAAAGACAGGATCTTCCCTGCAGTCGCGGTTGACATCAGCAAAATAAGAATCAACGGGTTTGGACTTATAGAGATCAAGGATGTCGTGACTGACCCCATGGCAGAGGTGAATAAAGCTTCCCTCATCCCAATCGAGAAAGCAAACGGTAAGTTCCTCTTCGTGGCATCAGAGGATGACAGGAACTGGAATAGCTACCTCTTTGCGGAGCAGGCTACCAAGAGACTGAAGGATCATGGGAAAGACAACTTTGAGGTAGTAAAGTACCCAAAGGCAGGGCACTTTCTGGAGGTTCCTTATATGCCTTTTTATCCCTCCGGCATTCATGCTGCTGTAGGGCAAGTAGTTTCTTTTGGCGGCAATGCGAAGGTGCATGCAGACGCACACGTGGACCTATGGAGACGCATTCAGCGGTTTTTCCACAAGCACCTCAATAGCAACTCCCATAAAGCAAAGCTGTAA
- the LOC111838767 gene encoding annexin A4-like has product MAAMGTHGTIVVSESFNPEADAKKLRAAMKGIGTNEGAIIEVLAHRTNAQRQLIKEAFKRSFGKNLVDELKSELSGNFEKVVLGLLMPSPVYDAYELKNAIKGAGTEEACLIEILASRSGEEIEAIKATYTKEYGRSLEEDICGDTSGMFQRVLVSLLTAGRDRGSFVNEAQALQDAKDIFEAGEAQWGTDEATFLTVLCVRNRNHLLRVFQEYKRISGRDIEESIKREMSGNLENIFLAIVSCIRKKPAFFAEQLYKSMKGAGTADSTLIRIMVSRAEVDMMYIKPEFAMLCGKSLHSYIKDDTSGDYRTILLELCGGGGK; this is encoded by the exons ATGGCAGCG ATGGGCACTCATGGGACAATTGTTGTATCTGAGAGCTTCAACCCTGAGGCAGATGCCAAGAAGCTGAGGGCAGCCATGAAGGGAATAG GCACCAATGAGGGGGCCATTATTGAGGTGCTGGCCCACCGCACCAATGCACAGAGGCAGCTCATCAAGGAGGCTTTCAAACGTTCATTTGGGAAG AACCTGGTGGATGAATTGAAGTCGGAGCTGTCTGGAAACTTTGAGAAAGTGGTACTGGGTCTGTTGATGCCGTCCCCTGTCTATGACGCCTACGAGTTGAAAAATGCCATTAAG GGAGCTGGGACAGAGGAAGCCTGCCTCATTGAAATCCTAGCCTCTAGAAGTGGTGAAGAAATAGAGGCTATTAAAGCCACATACACCAAAG AATATGGCAGGAGCCTGGAGGAGGATATCTGTGGGGACACTTCCGGAATGTTCCAGAGAGTCCTGGTGTCCCTGTTGACG GCTGGACGCGACCGAGGCTCCTTCGTCAATGAGGCGCAGGCCTTGCAGGACGCCAAG GACATTTTTGAGGCTGGAGAGGCCCAATGGGGCACAGACGAGGCTACATTCCTGACCGTGCTGTGCGTTAGAAACAGGAACCACCTCCTCCGAG TGTTTCAGGAGTATAAGAGGATCTCTGGCCGGGACATTGAAGAGAGCATCAAGAGAGAGATGTCTGGCAATCTGGAGAACATCTTCCTGGCTATAG TAAGCTGCATCAGGAAAAAGCCGGCCTTCTTCGCGGAGCAGCTCTACAAATCCATGAAG GGGGCAGGCACCGCCGACAGCACCTTGATCCGAATCATGGTGTCCCGTGCCGAGGTCGACATGATGTACATTAAACCGGAGTTTGCCATGTTGTGTGGCAAGAGCCTCCACTCCTACATCAAG GACGACACTTCAGGTGATTACCGCACCATTCTGCTGGAGCTCTGCGGCGGAGGGGGCAAATGA